The genomic region AAAACTGGAAGTGTAGAAATCATGTCACCATCAAATCCAGAGCACCGAAGAGGTCATGCACGCCGTCCATTGTCTCCGGCTGAGGTTATAGGGGCACAATTCCACATCACAAAGATGACGAAAGCGGGGATAGTCATTCAAGGTAAGGGTCTTCCCGGTGGTCAGGTTTCACTTAGATGGTAGCCTTGAATTGGACGAACACTCTTTTCAATATCGTCCTATCAAGTTTCCACAATAATAACGTCTATTATAAATCACTATCAAGTAGTTAATTATATATGCAATAATACCATTATATTTCCTATAAAAGAAATTATATGATTGGTGATAAAAATGCCTCGATTGAAAGATGTTAATAGTGAAAGTACAAAAATCAGAAGAAAGTTTTTAGAATCCCTGTCTAAGGAAGATAAACTAGACGAAGGTATGGTAAGGTCTGAACTTCGTGCTGAGCATAAAATAAAGCCAGAAGAAGGCAAAACTCATGTGATGTTTAAAGAAATGGGTGATAATGGCTTGATTATAGAAAAAAATGAAACTGACGGTCAGATAAGGGCTATTATTACTGAACAAGGTATTGGATACCTAAAGTGCATGAAAGATTTTGGAATTGGAAAATAATATAGGAGAGTGAAAAACGTGGCAGAAGCAATGACAGTGGAAACGGTAATTCAAGCATACTGGGACCTGAAAGGCTATTGGACAAAGTTAAGAGTTCCTCTTAAACTCGGCGGATGGACTGATATTGATGTTGTGGCCTACAATCCATTGAAAAAAGAGCTTGTTCTTGCAGAATCAAAGGTTCGAAGTACTAAACATACTGTTAGAGCCTATACCGAAGACTTGAAAGATAGTGGTGTGAGTTTTCTTGATTTTGATAAAAAGTATGGAAATTCGCATGGTACATCCGGGAAATTATATTATCTGTCTTTTATTGATAACATCAACAATGAGTTCCTAGACTTACTATTTGAGACCCTGAACTTGCCAAAGGATGATGTGAAAATAATCGTGCATTTTGTGAGCAACTATCATGTTGATGAAGGCTTACTGGAATCCGCTCAAAATGAAGTAAAGAAGAGAATTGAAAAGCAGATTAGCAGTCCATATTCCGTTGATAATGTAATAATTCAAACTACGTTTGATGTACTATGTGACGTTATCGCAGAAGAAGAAATGAGTGAGCAAGGAAGAAGGTATGGACATCCTGTACTTGATATTGCACGAGAATTCAATAGGTATATGCATCCCGATATTCACTTAATTGGTTCAAGAGAAGTTGCATACAAAAAGGGATGTAAAGAAGAAATCAAACAGAAACTCAGAGATAAAATCTCAAAATCCTTTGGAATTCTTTAAGGAAAAAGGTATCCAGTTAAGTGAATACCCATCATTTTCTATTTTTAAGCAAAAACTTGAGCAGGTCTGTGCTCATATGGAGTTCACGTTCCATTTTTGCTCCAATTTCATCGTCAGAAAGGCCATCTTTTCTATACTGGTCAATACTTTCATATACAGTATCAGAAACCTCTGAATAGTCGTTTATGTCCTTTCTGTGACCCCATACATCGCCTTCGATGAGTGCTATTCCTTTCATATCCAAGAACATCTGAGTGGATTTGGAAATTGTTCTCTTGTAGGAGGTTGGTATATGAAGAGCTTTTACATTTGGACATTTGGTAACAAGGGTTAAGATATCTGTGTTAGATGGTCTGAATGCGAGATGTACCATCTCTTCATTTGTCCCAAGGCTTTCTATTTCTTCTTTTGAACTTACAACTCTGATTTTCATGTTTGTACCCCAAATATTTTAATAGCAATGTTCTCTCCAAAAGATTGCACTATATTTAAAATTTTGTATATACAGTTAATCGTCTAGTACAATATAATATTAAAAATCCGAATACCGGAGACTGATTGCGAAAATAGGTAGAAATGTATTTAAATGAATTGAACTAATTTGGAATTATGACAAATGAAGGAATCCACCAAGACAATTTCCGCCGGGCGGAACAAGAACTCATTGATTTGAAGAAATATTGGCATATGCTCGCTTGGTGGGAGCGAGATGTGTCATTAGAAGCTGTTTTTGATTATATTTCTGACATCGAAGAGCTTCCTGAGTATGCGGCTAGATGTGCTATAGTGCAGGAGGTTGCTGAGGAATTGGCATTTCAAAATGAGGCAAATTATCCCTCAGATGAAGAACTTGCAGCAGACAAGAATATGAGCCTCTATTATCTGGGAAAACTCCGACTTCCTCATGGTCAAGCAGTTAAAATCCTGAAAGCATTCACGCCAGAACAAGTTGAAGCCATTTGTTTTGATGAAGTTGACTATACCGTTGATACCATCATTGATGCAATGTTCCGGTCCACTGCTGCGTTTTTCGCTGTGAGAAACTCTATTGGGCATGTAGCTCAGAGTAGCCATGTGGCATACATATAATGCCTGTAATTCCCTTGCGTACATGTTTTTTGACTCACTTTGACCAAATACACATTTATGAGTTCTTTGTGACCAAATACCAATCGCTGCCACCGCCCACCGCCCAAAGGGCTTTCCTTCCACTTCAGTGCGTTCATGTCATGAGACGCACTTCGTTGCACTCACTACAAATAGAATTTCATTTTATCGAGAGGTAATGTTGATTTAAACCAACTTAAATCATAAAGTTTATCTGTTTTTCTGGGATATATATAATAAATTTCTGAATGAGGTATCAGTGTATGGATGAGGTTAACAAGCAGGAACTCAGCGAGAGAGATATCTGTACAAAGTATATCACACCTGCAATCAAAAAATCAGGTTGGGACATTCATACTCAAATGCGGGAAGAAGTCTACCTCACAGCAGGTAGAGTCCTTGTTCATGGTCAGAAAGCTACTCGTGGTGAAAGAAAGCGTGCTGACTATGTTCTTTACTATAAACAGAATATTCCAGTAGCCGTTGTTGAAGCAAAGGACAATAAGCATACTGTTGGTGATGGTATGCAGCAGGCCCTATCATATGCTCAGATGCTCGATGTTCCCTTTGCATTCAGTTCCAATGGTGATGCTTTCCTACAGCATGACAAGACAGGATTATATGATGCTGTAGAAAGAGAAATCTCATTAAATGATTTCCCTTCACCTTCTGAACTATGGGAGTACTATTGCCGTTGGAAAGGGATTACCGATGAGAACAGCAAGATTGTTACTCAGGATTACTATTCATTCCTAGGCAAAGAACCCAGGTACTACCAAACAATTGCTATTAACAGAACCATTGAAGCCATCGCAAAGGGTCAGGACCGTATATTGCTTGTAATGGCGACAGGAACTGGAAAAACATACACAGCATTCCAAATCATATGGCGTTTATGGAAATCTCGTACAAAGAAGCGCATATTGTTCCTTGCAGACCGTAATATATTAGTCGACCAGACAAAAAAGAATGACTTCAAGCCGTTTGGGTCAGCTATGACCAAAGTCAAGGATAGGCAAGTGGACAAGTCATATGAGATATACCTTTCACTATATCAGGCTGTAACTGGTTCTGAAGAAGAGAAAAATATCTATAAACAATTCTCTCCTGATTTTTTTGACCTTGTGATTGTAGATGAATGTCACCGTGGAAGTGCAGATGAAAACTCAGCATGGAGAGATATTCTTGAATATTTCTCATCTGCGACTCAAATAGGTCTGACTGCTACTCCTAAAGAGACTGAAAACATATCTAATATTCACTATTTTGGAGAACCTATCTATACCTATTCACTTAAACAGGGAATTGATGACGGATTCTTGGCACCTTATAGGGTCATCAGGATTGATATTGATAAAGACCTTCAAGGATGGAGACCGGAAAAAGACAAGGTCGATAGGTACGGAAGGGTCATTGAAGACAGGATTTATAACCAGAAAGACTACGACAGGTCTATTGTCCTTGATAAGCGTACTCAACTTGTTGCAAGGGAAGTTACAGAATTTTTGCAATCAACTGACCCATTTTCCAAGACTATTGTGTTTTGTGAAAACATTGACCATGCAGAAAGGATGCGTAAAGAGCTTGTCAATGCAAACCCGGAACTTGCAAGGGATAGCAAGTACATAATGAGAATAACCGGTGATGAAAAAGAAGGTAAGGCTGAAATTGACAATTTTGCAATGCCTGAAAGCAAATATCCCGTAATTGCAACTACTTCAAAGTTATTGGGTACTGGTGTTGATATACAGACTTGCAAGTTAATTGTTCTCGACAAACGTATTCAGTCGATGACCGAATTCAAGCAAATAATAGGACGTGGAACTCGTATTCAGGAAGAATATGATAAACTGTATTTCACTATTATGGACTTCAAAAAAGCAACTGAGCTTTTTGCGGACCCTGATTTTGACGGCGATGCTGAAGAAGTGTATGTAGGTCCGGGTGTAAAAGCTTTAGCACCTCAAATATTAGGCAACAAGGTAAAACCATATATGGTTGATGATGTTGATGCTAAAGTGGTTGCTGTACGCAAGCAGTATTATGGTCCTGATGGCAAACTGATAACCGAGTCGTTAACAGATTACACTAAAAGAACCGTTTTAGATGAGTTCTCATCTCTTGATTCTTTCCTGAAATATTGGAGTGAAGCTGACAAAAAGCAAGCCATAATGGAAGAACTTATCGAAAAAGGACTTTTGTTGGAAGACCTTGCTGAAGAAGTTGGCAAGGAATATGACCCATTTGACTTAATCTGTCACGTGGTATACGACCAGCCACCTTTGAGCAGACGTGAAAGAGCAAACAAGCTTAAAGGTAGTGGATATTTTGCTAAATACGGGGACAAAGCCCGTGCTGTCCTTGATGCATTGTTACAAAAGTACTCTGATGAAGGTCTCGAAAACCTTGAGAGCCTTGATGTTCTCAAAGTTGAACCTCTCAGCAAATATGGCACTCCTATTGAGATTATCAACATGTTCGGGGGTAAATCTAATTACCTCGAAGCCATAAGGGCAATGGAATCTCAATTATACATGGCTGAAGCATAATTCAAACATGAAGTGCAGGTTAAAAAAATGTCATTAAGTGCCACTATAAAGAGTATACAGGACATAATGAGAAAAGATGCGGGTGTAGATGGTGATGCACAACGCATAAGTCAGTTGGCTTGGATGGTATTCCTTAAGATTTTCGATGACAGAGAAAAGGAATATGAAATAATGGATGATGGTTATACATCGTCTATTCCTGAACGACTTCGCTGGCGAAACTGGGCTGCTGATGAAGAAGGTATCACTGGTGACGAACTACTTGATTTTGTGAACGATGACCTGTTCAAAACACTAAAGGACCTGCAATTTGCACCTGATGCAGACCCACGTGGATTTGTTGTACGTGATGTTTTTGAAGATTCTTACAACTATATGAAGAATGGTACTCTGATACGTCAAGTCATCAATAAAATAAATGATGTGGATTTCAATAGCTCTGATGATAGGCATCTCTTTGGGGATGTATACGAAAAAATATTGAAAGACTTGCAAAGTGCTGGAAATGCCGGTGAGTTCTACACACCACGTGCTGTCACCGAATTTATGGTGCAGATGGTCAACCCTCTGATTGGTGAAAAGATACTTGACCCTGCATGTGGAACTGGTGGTTTCCTTACCTCATCAATTGAACATCTACGCAAGCAGGTTAAGAGTGTAGAAGACGAAAAGAGACTTCAGGATTCAATCAATGGTATTGAGAAAAAACCTCTACCTCACTTGCTCTGTGTAACTAACATGTTACTTCATGGTATAGAAGTCCCTTCACAAATACGGCATGATAACTCACTTGCACGACCATTAAGAGACTATAAACCTTCAGACCGAGTTGATGTGATTGTTACTAATCCCCCATTTGGTGGAATGGAAGAAGATGGTATCAAAACAGGATTTCCCGCAAATTTACAGACAAGCGAAACTGCTGATTTGTTCCTTGTGTTGATTGTACACCTGCTCAAAGATGGCGGACATGGTTCCATAGTCCTTCCTGATGGGACTTTATTCGGTGAAGGTGTGAAGACTCGTATCAAAGAAAAGCTGCTTACTGAATGTAATCTCCACACCATTGTACGCCTTCCTAATGGTGTGTTCAGTCCATATACTGGTATTAAAACCAATCTTTTGTTCTTTACAAAGGGCGAACCTACTAAAGAAGTATGGTACTATGAGCATCCATATCCCGAAGGATATAAGTCATACTCCAAGACAAAACCCATGCGGATACAGGAGTTCGAACCTGAGAAGGAGTGGTGGAATAAACGCCATGAGAATGAGTTTGCTTGGAAGGTTACTATTGATGAGATTGAAGCTAACAATTACAATCTTGATATCAAAAACCCTAATGTGGAAGACATTGACCACGGTGACCCTGAAGAACTACTTTCTAAGTACAAACATCTACTGTTGCAGATAGACGAAACACGCAATGCTTTGAAAGATGAACTTAGGGCAGCATTGGACGGTAAAAACGCATGAATACTTCTTTGTTCTTTGATAATTTCTCCATAGTTGCCGACTCACCCAATGGAGTCCAGAAATTACGAGAAATGATACTACAACTTGCGGTGATGGGTAAACTTGTACCACAGAACCCTAATGATGAAACTGCAAGTGTATTGGTGGAAATGATTAAGGCTGAGAAGACAAGCTTGGCTAAGCAGGGCATCATCAAGAAAACTAAGAGCTTGCCATTTGTTCAGGCTGATGAAATTTCATATGAAATTCCAGAAAGTTGGTATTGGACAAGACTTGGAAACATAGGAATAGTAAATCCAAGGAATAATGTTTCAGATGACTTGGATGTTTCATTTGTTCCTATGAATTTAATATCAGAAAAGTATGGAGAGGACGCTGAATCTGAGAATAGGATATGGAAAGATATCAAAAAAGGATACACACACTTTGCTGAAAATGATGTTGTAATGGCAAAAATTACGCCATGTTTTCAGAATGGTAAGTCTACTGTTATGAAGGGACTATGCAATAGTATTGGAGCAGGTACAACAGAACTACACGTGTTTAGGTCAGTGACAGACTATGTAAATCCTGATTATGTAGTGTTGTACTTGAAAAGTCCTCATTACATTGAAACAGGAATCACTAAAATGACAGGTTCAGCAGGTCAAAAAAGGGTTCCACGTGATTATTTTGCACATAATCCATTTCCACTTCCACCTCTTGAAGAACAAAAGCGCATAGTAGCCAAGGTTGACCAGCTTATGGCTATGTGTGGCGAACTGGAAGCCTTTCAGCAGCAGAAGAATGAAAGCCGTATTCATCTCAATAAGGCTGCCCTCAATGGATTGCTTAATGCAGACAGTGCAGATGAGTTCAATGAACTATGGCAGTTGATTTATAGCAACTTCGACCTGCTCTATGATAACCTTGACAATGTAGCCAAGTTTAAGGAAGCCATACTACAGCTTGCTGTGATGGGGAAGCTTGTGCCACAGGACTCAAACGATGAGCCTACAAGTGTGTTATTAGAGAGGATTGAGGATGAAAAAAAGAGGTTGATGAAGGAAGGTATCATCAGTCTAAAAAACTTAGCAACAAATATTGTAGTCGATGATATTCCATATCAAATACCACATAATTGGGCATGGTTTAAGCTGAATGACCTTGTTTACAATTTTGGACAAAAAAAGCCAGATTCTAAATTTACATATATTGATGTTGCTTCTATAAATAAAGAAAAGGGGTTAATTTCAGACAATGTGAAAACCATTCTTCCTGATGATGCTCCATCAAGAGCAAGAAAAATAGTCAAGAGAGGATGTGTAATTTATTCAACTGTCCGTCCCTATTTATTAAACACTGCTATTGTTGATGATGATTATTCACCTGAACCTATAGCAAGTACTGCATTTGCAGTACTCAATCCATACTCAGGTCTATTAAATAAATATCTTCATTACTACCTTCGAAGCCAACATTTTGTAAACTATGTAGAATCCCAAATGATGGGGATGGCATATCCTGCAATAAACGACACTAAACTTTACAAGGGATTAGTGCCGCTCCCACCACTTGAAGAACAAAAGCGCATAGTAGCCAAGGTTGACGAGCTTATGGCTATCTGTGATGAACTGGAAACAAGGATAAGTAAGGCTCAGGAAAATAGTGAAAAGTTGACCAATGCCGTGGTCAATTCTGTTGTTGAATAGTGGTGTTTCAACCTATGGAGACTCACCATTCAATATAAGCAGTCCCACCAGAATCCTTGCCACCTTTGCAGTACCCTGTGGATTTGCCACAATTCGTGCATGCTCTTCCATTGCGATGTAGCAGACCACTAACAATGAAAGTGTTACCACAGACCGGACACTTAAATGCTGCATTGTTTCCTATCCAGTCTTCATCTGTACTGAGGTTGTTTGGTTCTAATTGTTTTATAGACATTTTATTCCTCTATATTAGTAATCAAATCAATGAACATCCCTGCGTGACACGGGTAGCAGACCCCGAGCACATAAGTACTCTATAATTGTCACTCATTGTTGACTTTTTGATATGCAAACAGTGCCCTGTTAATCTCTATTTTTCCCATGAAGCAAAGTTAATTTAGGAGGTATTTACACCTTTTCATTTAGTCCTGCTTTATGCATTCTGTTTCTCCATTTTCTTATTTATTTTCGCATTCTTAAGGCGCATTTTGTGTGCTACGCCATTATTACTATTTCATTCTATAGTAGATAATTTCTCCTGATATGCGTTAGTTTTAAATATTATTAAACAAATGTATTACATGCTGTCATACAAAAAAAGTATGAATAGAAAATGAAAAACATCAAAACGGAGTAATAAAAATGCCAGAATATAAAAGAATTGTGAAAACACTATGTATAGATGAAAATGCAAAAAAATTCATGGACAATTGGGATGGTAACAAGAATCTTGAAGACCGTGAAGAATGGACCAGTAAAATACAGATACTTGATACCAACTATGGAAATCGTATACTATTAACATGCGAATTTGTTGCTGATACACAAGAAGAACTCTATGAAATATCACACGATGCTGAATATCTTAGTCAGTTGTTTTTTATGCAGCATAAAACTAGGTGTAATTTATGTTATTACATGGTACATGAGAGAATTAAACCTGTTTATGGCAACACATTTACTGATGCTGAACTTGAAGTCTTGACTGAGAAAGACCTTTTGTATGGTAATGCACTGAATGAAGGAGTACCAAATGAAAAGGTGGATAATAAACGTGTGGTGTCCGTATCATTAAGAATGGACAAAAACGAAAAAAAACTTATTGACAACATTGTATGGTGCTTCATTCATGACAATAAGGTTTATGGCAGGTATGCTAATGAGGATACTACAGTATCATCATATATTCGTACAGCAGTTCGAGAAAAGATTCTCCGTGATATTAGTAGAATAAATGAGGATTGGGCATACGATTCTGACATTTATCATACAGATGAAGAGTTCATTCAACTATTGCTCTCAGAAGACTATGCAACAGAGCATGCATGGGAAATGCCAGAAAATGATGAATAATGTAATCTAGCTTCAAAACCTAATTTATTCCCTAATGGCAAATTCAGCAAATATGGGATTAAAGTCTAACACATAAGTTCCTCATCGAGCCCAAAATCAAATTGAAACCCAAACATATCTAGTTCG from Methanolobus tindarius DSM 2278 harbors:
- a CDS encoding DUF1699 family protein, which translates into the protein MKIRVVSSKEEIESLGTNEEMVHLAFRPSNTDILTLVTKCPNVKALHIPTSYKRTISKSTQMFLDMKGIALIEGDVWGHRKDINDYSEVSDTVYESIDQYRKDGLSDDEIGAKMERELHMSTDLLKFLLKNRK
- the hsdR gene encoding EcoAI/FtnUII family type I restriction enzme subunit R produces the protein MDEVNKQELSERDICTKYITPAIKKSGWDIHTQMREEVYLTAGRVLVHGQKATRGERKRADYVLYYKQNIPVAVVEAKDNKHTVGDGMQQALSYAQMLDVPFAFSSNGDAFLQHDKTGLYDAVEREISLNDFPSPSELWEYYCRWKGITDENSKIVTQDYYSFLGKEPRYYQTIAINRTIEAIAKGQDRILLVMATGTGKTYTAFQIIWRLWKSRTKKRILFLADRNILVDQTKKNDFKPFGSAMTKVKDRQVDKSYEIYLSLYQAVTGSEEEKNIYKQFSPDFFDLVIVDECHRGSADENSAWRDILEYFSSATQIGLTATPKETENISNIHYFGEPIYTYSLKQGIDDGFLAPYRVIRIDIDKDLQGWRPEKDKVDRYGRVIEDRIYNQKDYDRSIVLDKRTQLVAREVTEFLQSTDPFSKTIVFCENIDHAERMRKELVNANPELARDSKYIMRITGDEKEGKAEIDNFAMPESKYPVIATTSKLLGTGVDIQTCKLIVLDKRIQSMTEFKQIIGRGTRIQEEYDKLYFTIMDFKKATELFADPDFDGDAEEVYVGPGVKALAPQILGNKVKPYMVDDVDAKVVAVRKQYYGPDGKLITESLTDYTKRTVLDEFSSLDSFLKYWSEADKKQAIMEELIEKGLLLEDLAEEVGKEYDPFDLICHVVYDQPPLSRRERANKLKGSGYFAKYGDKARAVLDALLQKYSDEGLENLESLDVLKVEPLSKYGTPIEIINMFGGKSNYLEAIRAMESQLYMAEA
- a CDS encoding type I restriction-modification system subunit M, which translates into the protein MSLSATIKSIQDIMRKDAGVDGDAQRISQLAWMVFLKIFDDREKEYEIMDDGYTSSIPERLRWRNWAADEEGITGDELLDFVNDDLFKTLKDLQFAPDADPRGFVVRDVFEDSYNYMKNGTLIRQVINKINDVDFNSSDDRHLFGDVYEKILKDLQSAGNAGEFYTPRAVTEFMVQMVNPLIGEKILDPACGTGGFLTSSIEHLRKQVKSVEDEKRLQDSINGIEKKPLPHLLCVTNMLLHGIEVPSQIRHDNSLARPLRDYKPSDRVDVIVTNPPFGGMEEDGIKTGFPANLQTSETADLFLVLIVHLLKDGGHGSIVLPDGTLFGEGVKTRIKEKLLTECNLHTIVRLPNGVFSPYTGIKTNLLFFTKGEPTKEVWYYEHPYPEGYKSYSKTKPMRIQEFEPEKEWWNKRHENEFAWKVTIDEIEANNYNLDIKNPNVEDIDHGDPEELLSKYKHLLLQIDETRNALKDELRAALDGKNA
- a CDS encoding restriction endonuclease subunit S; protein product: MNTSLFFDNFSIVADSPNGVQKLREMILQLAVMGKLVPQNPNDETASVLVEMIKAEKTSLAKQGIIKKTKSLPFVQADEISYEIPESWYWTRLGNIGIVNPRNNVSDDLDVSFVPMNLISEKYGEDAESENRIWKDIKKGYTHFAENDVVMAKITPCFQNGKSTVMKGLCNSIGAGTTELHVFRSVTDYVNPDYVVLYLKSPHYIETGITKMTGSAGQKRVPRDYFAHNPFPLPPLEEQKRIVAKVDQLMAMCGELEAFQQQKNESRIHLNKAALNGLLNADSADEFNELWQLIYSNFDLLYDNLDNVAKFKEAILQLAVMGKLVPQDSNDEPTSVLLERIEDEKKRLMKEGIISLKNLATNIVVDDIPYQIPHNWAWFKLNDLVYNFGQKKPDSKFTYIDVASINKEKGLISDNVKTILPDDAPSRARKIVKRGCVIYSTVRPYLLNTAIVDDDYSPEPIASTAFAVLNPYSGLLNKYLHYYLRSQHFVNYVESQMMGMAYPAINDTKLYKGLVPLPPLEEQKRIVAKVDELMAICDELETRISKAQENSEKLTNAVVNSVVE